The following DNA comes from Halorhabdus tiamatea SARL4B.
GACCGGCGATTGACCGCGTCCGTGGCGGCGGGGCGATCACCGGTAGACGTTAGGGCCGGGCTCCCAAACAGCCCTACCATGTCACGAACCCGCACACTCCAGCAGAGTTTCCTCGCTGGGGTGTTCCTGGTCGCGCCGCTCGTGGTGACGATCGTCGCGCTCAGACTCCTGATCGGGTGGCTGTCGGGCTTTGTCGATCCGATCGTCACGGCGACCGCGCTATCTCAATACACGGCGAACATCACGCTCGTCGCCCAGAGTATCACGTTACTCACTCTCCTGACCGTGATCACTGGGCTGGGATATCTCGCCCAGCGGTCGATCGGCGATTGGGCGTTCGCGTGGTTCGACCGGGCGTTCGGCATCGTCCCCGTCGTCCGGGTCATCTACACGAGCGTCCGGCAGATGACCGATGCACTACGGAACCGGGAGAATCGCTACGAGAACGTCGTATTGCTCGAATACCCGCGAGAGGGGCTGTTCGCGATCGGATTCGTCACTGGCGAGAGTCCGACCACGACCCAGTCAGCGACCGGCGAGGCGTACAACGTCTTCGTCCCGCACAGCCCGAACATCACCGGCGGGCGACTCGTACTCGCACCGAAAGACACCGTCCACGAGGTCGACATCAGCGTCCGCCGAGCCATCAGATTGCTGATGACGACCGGCATCGCCGAAGAGCAATCCGACGTCGACGCACTCGCGAGCCAGGCCGACGTCGACATCCCCGACGTCAGGGCCGAGGACGGCCCGGCGGGGACAGCCGACCCGGACGACGCCTGACTGCAGGGCCGATCCGGGAACGCAGCTATTGACGGCAAAAACGCCCGATTGTCCCGATCGCTAGTCTTTTAGGCTACCCTAAACAATCGGACGTACCGATGACAACCCAGGACGTCTGCGTCGTCGTGCCGACGATCAGGAACCACGAGTTCCTCCGGGCGTACGCCGAGAACGCCCGCGAGCACGGGTTCGACCTCGATCGACTGTTCGTCGTCCTCGTCACCGAGGACTTCTGTGACACCGGCACAATGGAAGCGATGCTCGACGAGGAGGGCCTCGACGGGGCCGTCTTCGACGAAAGCGACCGCGAGGCGTGGTTCGACGAGCATGGAATCGCCGCGTACGAACACCTGATCCCGGCAGCCAGTCACGCCCAGACGTCCTTCGGCCTGCTGTATCTCTGGGCCCACGATCGCTTCGAGTACGGCGTCTTCCTCGACGACGATACCGCCCCGCACGACGACGTCGACTTCTTCGGGACCCACCTCGACAACCTCGCCTACGAGGGCGACCTCACGGCCGTCGAGTCCGACGAGCAGTGGGTGAACGTCCTCCACGAGACCGAGGATCTCTACCCCCGGGGGTATCCCTACAGTGCGATGGACGAGGACCGGACCGTCTCGACCGAGCGCGTCGAGAACGTCGTCGCCTCTCAAGGCCTGTGGACCAACGTCCCGGACCTCGACGCCGTCCGGATCCTCATGGACGGCGACCTCCAGGGACAGGCCCAGACCCGCACGACGCGGGCGGACTTCGGGGAGGACTTCGTCGCGGGCCGTGGGAATTATCTCACCGTCTGCTCGATGAACCTGGCCTTCCGGCGGGAGGTCGTCCCGGCGTTCTACCAGTTCCCGATGGACGACAACCCCTGGGACGTCGGACGCTTCGACGACATCTGGTCGGGCCTCCTCCTGAAGCGCGCGGCCGACGTCCTCGGCGGGCGGATCTACAACGGCGCGCCGCTGTGTGAGCACAACAAAGCGCCGCGGTCGACTTTCGGCGACCTGGCGAACGAGGTCGCCGGCCTCGAACTCAACGAACACGTCTGGAAACTCGTCGATCGGGCGGGGGCGGACGCCGACTCCTATGCGGGAGTGGCCCGCGCCGTCGCCGCGGAACTCCGGACCGGCGCGGACGACGAGTGGGAGAACGCCGACTTCCTCACCTACTGTGGGGAGTACCTCGACGACTGGCTGGACTGTCTGGCGGAACTCGACGCCGACGCAACTCGACGTGCAACGGCGGTGATCGCCGAATGACCGACCCCGAGCGTCCCCGCGGCCACGGTGAGGACGGGCGGACGGAACGGTCCGGTCACGAGGCCGACGGGAGAGAATCGGCGAAACCCGGGCGGAATCACGGAGTTTATACGTATTTAGGCAAACCTAAATCCAAGATGACACGGAGATCGACGAGTCGGCGGCAGTTCATGGGTGCGCTCGGCGCGGGCGCGCTGGCCGGGCTGGCGGGCTGTGCCGATCCGTTCGGCGGCGACACGACGGACGCGGGCGAGGAGATCTCGGTCCCCTCACTCGCGCAGTTCCGCGGCTCCGGCGCGCTCGCGGAGGGACGACCGGCCCCGGGCGGCACGTCGATCGACGAACTGCCGGATCTCTCCGGCACGTTGAATATCTACATGGGCGGCGGCGAGGGTGGCATCTACGAGCGCTTCATCGAGATGTTAGCGGAGATCTACCCGGACTTCTCGGGGTTTACCGACGACGCCCCCTCGGCGTCCCAGGCCCAGTCGATCGTCGAGGCGGTCCAGTCCGGGGGCTCCCAGGCCGACGTCTTCTGGTCGATCGACGCCGCCTCGCTGGGCTACGTCGCCGAAAACGACGCCTACGAGCCACTCGCAGACGAAGCGCTCGAACCCGTCCCGGCGCACTTCCAGGGCGCGGACGGGGCGTGGGTCGGCGTCGCCGGCCGCGCCCGGAGCGTCCCCTACAACACCGACGCGATCGACGCGAGCGAGATCCCGGAGAAGGTTGCGCAGTTCCCCGGGACCGACGCCTTCCAGGGGACGATGGGGTGGGCCCCGACCTACGGCGCATTCAAGTCCTTCGTGACCGCGATGCGCCTCCAGGAGGGGGCCGAGACGACTCGCCAGTGGCTGGAATCGATGCGGCAGGCCGGTACCGAACGCTACCCCAACGAGTACGTCGTCACCCGGGCCGTCGCCGACGGCGAACTGACCGCCGGGTTCGCCAACCACTACTACGCGATGCGGGTGAAAAACCAGCGCCCCGACGCGCCGCTCGATCTGGCCTTCACGAGCGGTGACGCCGGGGCCTTGGTCAACGTCGCCGGGATCCTCCAGATCGAGGGCACGGAGAAGGACGCGTTGATCACGGACTTCGTCCGGCACCTGCTGTCGGCGGAGGCCCAGGAGTTCTTCGCCACCGTGAGTTACGCGTATCCGATGATCCCGGAGGTCGAACCCGTCGGCGGGCTGCCGACCGTCGACGAGTTGAACCCCCCGGACATCGATCTCGCGGCCCTCGCCGATCTCGAACCGACACTGGAACTGATGTCCGAGGCCGGCGTCCCGGGATGAGCCGCGAGGGCCGAGTCGGGGGCCGCCGTGAGCGCCTGTCGGGAGCCCCCGGCCTCGGTCGGCCGTCCGGGCTGACGCTTCTCGCCGCCGCCATCGCCGTCGCGCTGGTGGCCCCCCTGGGCTGGCTGTTTCTCGAGGTCTTCGACCTCGGCCCGCGCGCGCTCGAACTCGCCGTCGACGGGCGGACCATCGAAATACTGCTCCGCAGCGTCGGCCTCGTCGGCGTCGTCACGACGGCGAGCGTCCTCGTCGGCGTTCCCATCGCGCTGCTGACGGCCCGAACCGACCTGCCCTTCGCTCGGCTGTTCACCGTCCTCGCCGCCCTCCCGCTGGCGATCCCCAGCTATCTCGGGGCGCTCGCCGTCCTCTCGGCCTTCGGGACCGGCGGCGTCCTGACGGGCGTGCTCGCTCCGGTCGGGATCGAGCAACTCCCGGAGATCAGCGGCTTCGCCGGCGCGGCGCTCGTGCTGACGCTTTACACCTATCCGTACGTCCTCCTGACGACGCGCGCGTCGCTGCTGTCGCTGGACACCTCCCTGATCGAGGCCGCCCGGACGCTCGACGCCGGGAGACTCGAGGCGTTTCGCCGAGTGACACTCCCCCAGATCGCGCCCGGGATCGCTGCCGGGGCGCTGTTGGTCGCGCTCTATACGCTCGCTGACTTTGGGACGCCCAACTTCATGGGCGTCGAGGTGTTCACCCAGGCGATCTACGCGCGATACAACAACCTGATGCGACCGTGGGCCGCGCTGCTGTCGGTCCAGTTGCTCGGCGTGACGGCCGCGATCCTCTATCTCGAGTCCCAGGTCGGGGCCGACGACGAGGGTGCCTATCAGAGTCGGGGGACGCGGGGGGGTGCCGTCCTCGAACTCGGAGCCTGGCGGTACGTCGCTGCCCTGGTCCCGGCCGTCGTGGCGGGGCTGGCCGTCGTGCTCCCGGTGGTCGTCTTCGGGCTGTGGCTCACGAACGACGTCGGCGGCTACACGGCCGGCGGACTGGCGTTCTCCTGGACGTACGGCTGGAACTCGGTGTACCTGGCCGCCCTCGCCGCCGGCGGATCGTTGCTGGTCGCGCTGCCGGTGGCGGTCGCGGCCGCACGTGGTCGGTCCCGACTTGCGGCCCTCGCCGACCGCGTCTCCTACGTCGGCTACGCCACGCCGGGGATCGTCCTCGCCTTCGCCCTGGTGCTGTTCGCGCTCAACGCGCTCCCGTCGTCGCTGCGGACCACGGCCGAGAACCTGCTCGTGATCCTCGTCTTCGCGTACGTCGTCCGGTTCGTCCCACAGGCCATCGGTGCGATCCGGACCGCGACGATGCAGGTCGACCGCCGCCTGATCGAGGCCGCCCGGACGCTCGGGCGCACCCGGATCGAAGCGTTCCGGGCGGTGACGCTGCCGTTGATCGCGCCCGGGATCGCGACCGGTGCGGCCCTCGTGTTCCTGACGACCATGAAGGAACTGCCGGTGACGCTACTCTTACGGCCGTTCTGGTTCGATCATACGTTAGTGACCTATATCTGGAAAGTGCGTGAGGCGGGCCTCTACGGCCGGGCAGCTGTCCCGGCCCTCGCGTTGATCGCCATCTCCGGCGTGTCGATGGCCGTCATTCTCAGCCAGGAGGGTTCGAACACGTGACTGCCACACCACCATCGACTGCCGTCGATCCACAGCCCCGGACGACTGGCACAGCTGAATCAACCGGCGAGGACCCCGCGGTCCTCGAACTCGACGGCGTCACCCGACAGTTCGGGGCCGAGACTGCCGTCGCGAACCTCAGCCTGTCCGTCCAGGAGGGCGAACTCCTCACGCTGCTCGGACCGTCGGGTTGCGGGAAGACGACGACGCTTCGCCTACTCGCTGGGCTGGACGAACCCGACGCCGGGACGATTCGGGTCGCCGGGAATCGCGTCGCGGGCGAGGGGACGTTCGTCAAGCCGGAGGAGCGCGACGTGGGCCTGGTCTTCCAGGAGTTCGCGCTGTTTCCCCACCTCTCCGTGGGCGAGAACGTCGCCTTCGGCATTCAGGATCGATCGGACGACGAAATCGACCAGCGGGTGACCGACCTCCTCGAACTCGTCGGCCTCGGGGACTACGCGGACGCGAGTCCGGAGGACCTCTCAGGCGGCCAGCGCCAGCGCGTCGCACTCGCGCGCTCGCTCGCACCGGAACCCGACGTCCTGCTGCTCGACGAGCCGTTCTCGAATCTCGACGTGGGGCTGCGCGAGGAGATGCGTCGGGAAGTACGGCGGATCATCAAGGAGACCGGCGTCACCGCCGTCTCCGTGACCCACGACCAGGAGGAGGCCCTCTCGATCAGCGACCGGGTGGCCGTCATCGACAGCGGGCAAATCGAGCAGATCGGCCGCCCGGAGATTGTCTTCCAGCAGCCCGAATCACGCTTCGTC
Coding sequences within:
- a CDS encoding ABC transporter permease; translated protein: MSREGRVGGRRERLSGAPGLGRPSGLTLLAAAIAVALVAPLGWLFLEVFDLGPRALELAVDGRTIEILLRSVGLVGVVTTASVLVGVPIALLTARTDLPFARLFTVLAALPLAIPSYLGALAVLSAFGTGGVLTGVLAPVGIEQLPEISGFAGAALVLTLYTYPYVLLTTRASLLSLDTSLIEAARTLDAGRLEAFRRVTLPQIAPGIAAGALLVALYTLADFGTPNFMGVEVFTQAIYARYNNLMRPWAALLSVQLLGVTAAILYLESQVGADDEGAYQSRGTRGGAVLELGAWRYVAALVPAVVAGLAVVLPVVVFGLWLTNDVGGYTAGGLAFSWTYGWNSVYLAALAAGGSLLVALPVAVAAARGRSRLAALADRVSYVGYATPGIVLAFALVLFALNALPSSLRTTAENLLVILVFAYVVRFVPQAIGAIRTATMQVDRRLIEAARTLGRTRIEAFRAVTLPLIAPGIATGAALVFLTTMKELPVTLLLRPFWFDHTLVTYIWKVREAGLYGRAAVPALALIAISGVSMAVILSQEGSNT
- a CDS encoding DUF502 domain-containing protein; protein product: MSRTRTLQQSFLAGVFLVAPLVVTIVALRLLIGWLSGFVDPIVTATALSQYTANITLVAQSITLLTLLTVITGLGYLAQRSIGDWAFAWFDRAFGIVPVVRVIYTSVRQMTDALRNRENRYENVVLLEYPREGLFAIGFVTGESPTTTQSATGEAYNVFVPHSPNITGGRLVLAPKDTVHEVDISVRRAIRLLMTTGIAEEQSDVDALASQADVDIPDVRAEDGPAGTADPDDA
- a CDS encoding ABC transporter ATP-binding protein, with the translated sequence MTATPPSTAVDPQPRTTGTAESTGEDPAVLELDGVTRQFGAETAVANLSLSVQEGELLTLLGPSGCGKTTTLRLLAGLDEPDAGTIRVAGNRVAGEGTFVKPEERDVGLVFQEFALFPHLSVGENVAFGIQDRSDDEIDQRVTDLLELVGLGDYADASPEDLSGGQRQRVALARSLAPEPDVLLLDEPFSNLDVGLREEMRREVRRIIKETGVTAVSVTHDQEEALSISDRVAVIDSGQIEQIGRPEIVFQQPESRFVAEFLGQAGFVSGTLADGCVDTPLGPLSADRIDGLGDEYDGAEIDVLVRPDDIRAVPADPAGTNGRIVDRQYTGPSFVYTVELDSGAVLHCEHNHAEELGMDKRVRVRLATDHPLAWFPA
- a CDS encoding extracellular solute-binding protein translates to MTRRSTSRRQFMGALGAGALAGLAGCADPFGGDTTDAGEEISVPSLAQFRGSGALAEGRPAPGGTSIDELPDLSGTLNIYMGGGEGGIYERFIEMLAEIYPDFSGFTDDAPSASQAQSIVEAVQSGGSQADVFWSIDAASLGYVAENDAYEPLADEALEPVPAHFQGADGAWVGVAGRARSVPYNTDAIDASEIPEKVAQFPGTDAFQGTMGWAPTYGAFKSFVTAMRLQEGAETTRQWLESMRQAGTERYPNEYVVTRAVADGELTAGFANHYYAMRVKNQRPDAPLDLAFTSGDAGALVNVAGILQIEGTEKDALITDFVRHLLSAEAQEFFATVSYAYPMIPEVEPVGGLPTVDELNPPDIDLAALADLEPTLELMSEAGVPG